The genomic window TCAACAATTTCGCGCGTCTGGTGGCGACAGACACCAACGGCGAGGTCCAGGTGACAGTGTACCCGAACTCCCAGTTGGCGAACGAGACCACGATCGTCTCTGCGCTCCGCACCGGGACCGTCGACATGGGGCTCGCGTCCGTGGAGTTTTGGACGAAGCTCATTCCGGGGGCGGACGCGTTGGAGTGGCCGTACGTCGTCACGAGTTGGCAGCAGGCGGCCGCGATTGCCACGAACGATGCGATCAACAGCGCCTACAGCCAGGCGTTCGGCCAGTACGGTGTGGTCTTTATCGCGGCCTTCCCGTACACATGGAAGCAGCTGCTGAGCACGAAGCCGGTCAGCTCCCCTGACGATCTTCGGGGCTTGAAGATTCGAAATGCCGCGGGCGCGTCCACGGATTTCTTGAAGACCTACGGTGCGAACGTGGTACTACTGAGCAACACGGAGCTGTACCAGGCGTTGCTGACCCATACCGTCGATGGGGCAAATCTGTCGATCAGCCAGACGATCTCCCTGAAGTTCTACGAGGTGGCGAAGTACTTCACGCTCTATCAACAATCCATGATCTGGCTGCCGATCTTTATCTCCCAGGGCCAGTGGCAGAAGTTGACTAAACAGCAGCAAGACGGCATGATGCAGGCCGGCCGGGAGATGATTCGCGACCAGGTCGCCTCGGCGGTGAAGAGCGAGATGGACCAGCAGCAGATTCTCGCGAACGATGGAGTGCATATCATCGCCATTCACGATTTTGCGCCCTGGAAGAAAGTGGTGTCCACGGAGATGGTTAAGAAAGAGGCCGAATACCCGATGGCGCACCGTCTTTTGACCCTCGCGGCGAAGCTGAACAGTCCGAAGTGAGTCTGCGAGAGGGTGTGCTTCGGATGCGGGACGGCGCCGGTCTCCCTGACGCGCGCCGTGTCACAGGCGTGGCTCCACTGTTATGGGCGCACGCCGCATTGACCGGGGTGGTGGCGATCGCCGTGGCCACCACCCCCGTGATCGTCCTCGTCGAGGTCGCCGCCCGCAACGTCTTCGCCGTATCCGCGACATGGTATCAAGACGCGATCGCGCTGTGCGTCTATGTGGTGACGTTCATGGGGGGTGCCCTCGCATACGATCGCGGGCAGCACCTGCGGCTTTCGGCGCATATCCAGCGGCTCCCTAAAGGGGCGCAGATGGTGGTGGACGGCGCCGCGGAGTGGATCGTGCTGTGCACCGCGGTGTGCATCGCGGCGAGCTCCCTGCGGCTGCTTCAGGTCGACTGGATTCAGACGATGCCGGTCCTCCAGATTTCCGAAACCTGGGCGGTGCTGCCGCTTCCGCTCGGTCTGCTGATCGTTGCGTGCATCGCGCTTGCCCGGATCTGGCAGTTGCCGCGGCGAGTTGGCGTCCTCTCCGGCGCGCCGGTGGTGGGCGTCGCCGCCGCCATCGTGCTCGTGACGCATCTCT from bacterium includes these protein-coding regions:
- a CDS encoding TRAP transporter substrate-binding protein, translating into MLLRIAQRLVALALGGVLAFAGGAYGAAPGVSLKLADVLSSTDAGTATLNNFARLVATDTNGEVQVTVYPNSQLANETTIVSALRTGTVDMGLASVEFWTKLIPGADALEWPYVVTSWQQAAAIATNDAINSAYSQAFGQYGVVFIAAFPYTWKQLLSTKPVSSPDDLRGLKIRNAAGASTDFLKTYGANVVLLSNTELYQALLTHTVDGANLSISQTISLKFYEVAKYFTLYQQSMIWLPIFISQGQWQKLTKQQQDGMMQAGREMIRDQVASAVKSEMDQQQILANDGVHIIAIHDFAPWKKVVSTEMVKKEAEYPMAHRLLTLAAKLNSPK